The Gordonibacter urolithinfaciens genome contains a region encoding:
- a CDS encoding efflux RND transporter permease subunit — protein MERFSAFVTNHRGPIVGVALVLALLSGIAALFVPINYDLTSYLPESAESTRALEEMDAEFDAAVPNARVMVSGVDVEQALAYKQQLADAPGIEGVLWLDDVVDLGTPLEMLDPDAVGQYYRDGHALFDVTVAAGQETEALQVIYDIVGEDGSATGQAVNTAESKAMAGGEVANAFAILVPLILLILVLSTTSWIEPVFFLLAIGVSVLLNMGTNIFLGEVSYIAFTIAPILQLAVSLDYAIFLLHAFQRAREEEPDAVRAMRTAMKQSFSAIAASAATTLFGFAALGFMQFRIGADLGLTLCKGIAFSFLCVVVFLPAFTLVAYKLIDKTKHRRFLPAFKGVGKVLAPLRIPVFALVLLLVVPCFLAQANTSFTYGMGSTEGSQTRVARDTEAINEAFGQSTPAVVLVPRGDIGRELELAERLEQIPHVTSVLSYPTAVGAAIPTGFLDPAVTEQFYSEHDARIVVYADTESEGTAAFAVVEQVRAAVHDLYGDAGLVTGMAASLYDMKGVVTEDNQVTNLIAIAAILLVLVLTFKSATLPVILIATIESAIFLNLAVPYFTGDSLNYLGFLVINTVQLGATVDYAILFTDTYRKHRRSMPPRQALARTLGTSFQSILVSASILTLAGLVLWLTSTNNIVSLLGLLLARGTLLSFFLVVTFLPAALLIFDKLIAKTTWHAGFFRGGGQLETEKEADA, from the coding sequence GTGGAGCGGTTCAGCGCGTTCGTCACGAATCATCGCGGCCCTATTGTGGGGGTGGCGCTGGTACTTGCCCTTCTGTCGGGAATTGCGGCGCTGTTCGTGCCCATCAACTACGACCTGACGTCCTATCTGCCCGAGTCGGCGGAGTCCACGCGGGCGCTCGAGGAGATGGACGCCGAATTCGACGCTGCCGTGCCCAACGCGCGCGTTATGGTGAGCGGCGTGGATGTGGAGCAGGCCCTCGCGTACAAGCAACAGCTGGCGGACGCGCCCGGCATCGAGGGCGTTTTGTGGCTGGACGATGTGGTTGACCTGGGCACGCCGCTTGAGATGCTGGATCCTGACGCCGTGGGGCAGTACTACCGCGACGGCCATGCGCTGTTCGACGTGACGGTGGCCGCTGGCCAGGAGACCGAGGCGCTCCAGGTCATCTACGACATCGTGGGCGAAGACGGCAGCGCAACCGGCCAGGCCGTGAACACGGCCGAGTCCAAGGCCATGGCCGGCGGCGAGGTGGCCAACGCGTTCGCCATCCTGGTGCCGCTCATCCTTCTGATACTCGTGCTCTCCACCACCTCGTGGATCGAGCCGGTGTTCTTCCTGCTGGCTATCGGTGTGTCGGTGCTGCTCAACATGGGTACGAACATCTTTTTGGGCGAGGTGTCCTACATCGCGTTCACCATCGCGCCCATCTTGCAGCTGGCGGTGTCTCTGGACTACGCCATCTTCCTGCTGCACGCGTTCCAGCGGGCGCGAGAGGAAGAGCCCGACGCAGTGCGGGCCATGCGCACGGCCATGAAGCAAAGCTTCTCCGCCATTGCCGCCTCGGCCGCCACCACGCTGTTCGGCTTCGCGGCGCTCGGCTTCATGCAGTTCCGGATCGGTGCCGATCTGGGGCTCACGCTGTGCAAGGGCATCGCGTTCTCGTTTTTGTGCGTGGTGGTGTTCCTGCCGGCGTTCACGCTGGTGGCCTACAAGCTCATCGACAAGACGAAGCACCGCCGCTTCCTGCCTGCGTTCAAGGGCGTGGGGAAGGTGCTGGCGCCATTGCGCATTCCCGTGTTCGCGCTCGTGCTGCTGCTGGTGGTGCCGTGCTTCCTGGCACAGGCGAACACGTCGTTCACCTACGGCATGGGATCGACCGAGGGCAGCCAGACGCGCGTGGCGCGCGACACCGAGGCCATCAACGAGGCATTTGGCCAGTCCACGCCGGCCGTGGTGCTGGTGCCGAGGGGCGATATCGGCCGCGAGCTGGAGCTGGCGGAGCGGCTTGAGCAGATTCCGCACGTTACGAGCGTGTTGTCGTATCCCACCGCCGTGGGCGCGGCCATCCCCACCGGGTTCCTGGACCCCGCCGTCACCGAGCAGTTCTACTCGGAGCACGATGCGCGCATCGTGGTGTACGCCGACACGGAGTCGGAGGGAACGGCGGCCTTCGCCGTGGTGGAGCAGGTGCGCGCGGCCGTGCACGACCTGTACGGGGATGCGGGCCTCGTCACCGGCATGGCGGCCAGCCTCTACGATATGAAAGGCGTCGTTACCGAGGACAACCAGGTGACGAACCTCATCGCCATCGCGGCCATCCTGCTGGTGCTCGTGCTGACGTTCAAGTCCGCCACGCTGCCCGTCATCCTCATCGCCACCATCGAGTCGGCTATCTTCCTGAACCTGGCCGTGCCGTATTTCACGGGCGATTCGCTGAACTACCTGGGATTCCTGGTTATCAACACCGTGCAGCTGGGCGCCACGGTTGACTACGCCATCCTGTTCACCGACACGTACCGCAAGCACCGCCGCAGCATGCCGCCGCGTCAGGCGCTGGCGCGCACGCTGGGCACGTCGTTTCAGAGCATCCTGGTGTCGGCGAGCATCCTCACCTTGGCGGGACTCGTCCTGTGGCTCACGTCCACGAACAACATCGTGTCGCTTTTGGGCTTGCTGCTGGCCCGCGGCACGCTGCTCTCGTTCTTCCTCGTGGTCACGTTCCTGCCGGCTGCGCTGCTCATATTCGACAAGCTCATTGCGAAGACCACGTGGCATGCGGGCTTTTTCCGCGGCGGCGGACAACTGGAAACGGAAAAGGAGGCTGATGCATGA
- a CDS encoding TetR/AcrR family transcriptional regulator has product MKQDHRIRLTKLLLREAFLDLLVEKPVAKITVKELCEQANVNRATFYAHYRDLFDLHEEIERDLAHTIMRSLSTTLSSQSLSAFSNEICRIIVDNERSCQAIFGEHGDPEFPLRVVETLRESSIALWRRQRPDLPEAELDRLYTFMANGCLSVIRSWVRNDMADSPQDIARFIEKMTDSGLAAL; this is encoded by the coding sequence ATGAAGCAGGACCATCGGATACGGCTCACGAAGCTGCTGCTGCGCGAGGCGTTCCTCGACCTGCTCGTGGAGAAGCCGGTGGCGAAGATCACCGTGAAGGAGCTGTGCGAGCAGGCCAACGTCAACCGCGCCACGTTCTACGCGCACTACCGCGACCTCTTCGACCTACACGAGGAGATCGAGCGCGACCTGGCGCACACCATCATGCGCTCCCTGAGCACCACGCTGTCCAGCCAGTCGCTCAGCGCGTTCAGCAACGAGATCTGCCGCATAATCGTAGACAACGAGCGCTCGTGCCAGGCCATCTTCGGCGAGCACGGAGACCCCGAGTTTCCCCTGCGCGTGGTGGAAACGCTGCGTGAGAGCAGCATCGCCCTGTGGCGCCGGCAGCGCCCCGACCTGCCCGAAGCCGAGCTCGACCGCCTGTACACGTTCATGGCGAACGGGTGCCTCTCGGTCATCCGCTCGTGGGTGCGCAACGACATGGCCGACAGCCCCCAGGATATCGCCCGCTTCATAGAGAAGATGACCGACAGCGGCCTCGCCGCCCTGTAG
- a CDS encoding molybdenum cofactor biosynthesis protein MoaE, translating into MAQQEPSIDQWLKEAKQDPQAAQCGMFLAHNGIVRITPKKLVREGVEGLGDVAQVEFSYDAEGVAAAEKEALTWPGVYYVRTWLNEGVLDVGDSIMYVLIGADIRPNCIDALQKLVGKIKNDLVVEKEIYA; encoded by the coding sequence ATGGCTCAGCAAGAACCGTCCATCGACCAGTGGCTCAAAGAGGCCAAGCAGGATCCGCAGGCCGCGCAGTGCGGCATGTTCCTCGCCCATAACGGCATCGTGCGCATCACGCCGAAGAAGCTCGTGCGCGAGGGCGTGGAGGGCCTGGGCGACGTGGCGCAGGTGGAGTTCTCGTACGATGCCGAGGGCGTCGCGGCGGCCGAGAAGGAGGCGCTCACATGGCCCGGCGTTTACTACGTGCGCACCTGGCTGAACGAGGGCGTGCTCGACGTGGGCGATTCCATCATGTACGTGCTGATCGGCGCCGACATCCGCCCGAACTGCATCGATGCGCTGCAGAAGCTCGTCGGCAAGATCAAGAACGACCTCGTGGTGGAGAAGGAGATCTACGCGTAG
- a CDS encoding molybdopterin molybdotransferase MoeA has product MGEKIMHGFPSREEALADFFAAWEPPAEATELVSLDEAVGRVTARDLVSANTLPVVRASACDGIAVRSAAFADGRPDTSSWELGRDYVRADTGDDFPDAYDAVIMIEKAAIQPDGSVVLDDDVQVESGTNVRQAGDTIRAGAPLMKAGLPIRPTDLAALAMGGITLVPVRRKPRIAFIPTGSELVPAGIAPRRGQNVDTNSLMVKHMLIEYGAEPLIFPIVHDDEAALERAFAEALAVADAVVVNGGSAVGEEDFNVRMIEARGRVVHHYIAAVPGRPLMMAVADGKPVVDLPGPTMAAYYGTQWCLQAVVARFLDVPVRKIPTVQAQAAAAVSGPPQMANIARVNLVRDDNPANPSGYTAEFLNFKAGDLAACMASNAQRVSPLGEHGFEAGTLVDVELLRGEELID; this is encoded by the coding sequence ATGGGAGAGAAGATCATGCACGGGTTCCCTTCGCGGGAGGAAGCGCTCGCGGACTTCTTCGCCGCCTGGGAGCCGCCGGCGGAAGCCACCGAGCTGGTGAGCCTGGACGAAGCCGTAGGGCGCGTGACGGCGCGCGACCTGGTGTCGGCGAACACGCTGCCGGTGGTGCGCGCATCGGCGTGCGACGGCATTGCGGTGAGGTCGGCGGCCTTCGCGGACGGCCGGCCGGACACGAGCTCCTGGGAGCTCGGCCGCGACTACGTGCGCGCCGACACCGGCGACGACTTCCCCGACGCCTACGACGCCGTCATCATGATAGAGAAGGCCGCCATACAGCCGGACGGCTCGGTCGTTCTCGACGACGACGTGCAGGTCGAGTCCGGCACGAACGTGCGCCAGGCGGGCGACACCATAAGGGCCGGCGCGCCGCTCATGAAGGCCGGCCTGCCCATCCGCCCGACCGACCTGGCGGCGCTCGCCATGGGCGGCATCACGCTCGTGCCCGTGCGCCGCAAGCCGCGCATCGCGTTCATCCCCACCGGCAGCGAGCTCGTGCCGGCCGGCATCGCCCCGCGCCGCGGCCAGAACGTGGACACGAACAGCCTGATGGTGAAGCACATGCTCATCGAATATGGCGCCGAGCCCCTCATCTTCCCCATCGTGCACGACGACGAGGCCGCCCTCGAGCGGGCATTCGCCGAAGCGCTGGCCGTGGCCGACGCCGTGGTGGTCAACGGCGGATCGGCCGTAGGCGAGGAGGACTTCAACGTGCGCATGATCGAGGCTCGCGGACGCGTGGTGCACCATTACATAGCCGCTGTGCCGGGCCGCCCGCTCATGATGGCCGTGGCCGACGGCAAGCCCGTCGTCGACCTGCCCGGCCCGACGATGGCCGCCTACTACGGCACGCAGTGGTGCCTGCAGGCTGTCGTCGCACGCTTCCTGGACGTGCCCGTGCGCAAGATCCCCACCGTGCAAGCCCAAGCAGCTGCCGCGGTGAGCGGCCCACCCCAGATGGCGAACATCGCCCGCGTGAACCTGGTCCGCGACGACAACCCGGCGAACCCCTCGGGCTACACCGCGGAGTTCCTCAACTTCAAGGCCGGCGATTTGGCCGCCTGCATGGCCAGCAACGCCCAGCGCGTCTCCCCCCTCGGCGAGCACGGCTTCGAGGCCGGCACCCTCGTGGACGTGGAGCTGCTGCGCGGCGAGGAGCTCATCGACTAG
- the amaP gene encoding alkaline shock response membrane anchor protein AmaP: MGKFKRFCMVVFVVAAVLGIGVLAALWFAWEPLFPAIAWLMAMPWFYVVEAVLLGITAVGLLVVLIRALTAPGKNSQLEIERDNGSIAITQNAIQSTVKHVVEAHHGLSTDNVKVDITNKHDPRMAIHAKIDPGRNAELGELGAKLQNEISSTLEAFTGYPVDSVRITFAGDADVVTPAFTQQATKYSEDTHRQHQTQPVPAHAVGK; this comes from the coding sequence ATGGGAAAGTTCAAGCGCTTCTGCATGGTCGTGTTCGTCGTCGCTGCCGTACTCGGCATCGGTGTGCTCGCGGCCCTGTGGTTCGCGTGGGAACCGCTGTTCCCCGCCATCGCATGGCTCATGGCCATGCCCTGGTTCTACGTCGTGGAAGCCGTGCTCCTAGGCATCACGGCAGTAGGCCTGCTGGTGGTGCTCATCCGCGCGCTCACCGCGCCGGGCAAGAACTCGCAGCTTGAGATCGAGCGCGACAACGGCAGCATCGCCATCACGCAGAACGCCATCCAGTCCACGGTGAAGCACGTGGTGGAGGCGCACCACGGCCTGTCGACCGACAACGTGAAGGTCGATATCACCAACAAGCACGATCCGCGCATGGCCATCCATGCCAAGATCGACCCCGGCCGCAACGCCGAGCTGGGCGAGCTGGGCGCGAAGCTGCAGAACGAGATCTCCTCGACCCTCGAGGCGTTCACCGGCTACCCGGTGGACTCCGTGCGCATCACGTTCGCCGGCGACGCCGACGTGGTAACGCCCGCGTTCACGCAGCAGGCCACGAAGTACTCGGAAGACACGCACCGCCAGCACCAGACGCAGCCGGTGCCGGCCCATGCCGTGGGCAAGTAA
- a CDS encoding DUF2273 domain-containing protein — MTQSAIRMHPAPMTKAPSKTGAGKANAKQSRLKQSAAQQGSTASGAAKAYQPQQQAKAVQGDPSKPNPDARKVGVPGAGTTMSADKTPGPEAQTPSDVITNAAAKAQEGKTGMFASMRAATAPYLEKHSHTVLYGIVGFVAAALILIVGFWPTVLLAVFAAVGVVIGRYRDGDQKTRERMKGILERISS; from the coding sequence ATGACGCAATCGGCCATACGCATGCATCCGGCCCCGATGACGAAGGCCCCGTCCAAAACGGGCGCGGGCAAGGCGAACGCCAAGCAGAGCCGGCTTAAGCAGAGCGCGGCGCAGCAGGGCTCCACCGCTTCGGGCGCGGCCAAGGCCTACCAGCCCCAGCAGCAGGCCAAGGCGGTGCAGGGCGACCCGTCCAAGCCGAACCCCGACGCCCGCAAGGTGGGCGTCCCCGGCGCCGGCACCACCATGAGCGCGGACAAGACGCCGGGGCCCGAGGCGCAGACGCCCTCCGACGTCATCACGAACGCGGCCGCGAAGGCCCAGGAAGGGAAGACCGGCATGTTCGCGAGCATGCGCGCTGCCACGGCGCCCTACCTGGAAAAGCACAGCCACACGGTGCTCTACGGCATCGTGGGCTTCGTCGCCGCGGCGCTCATCCTCATCGTGGGCTTCTGGCCCACGGTGCTGCTCGCGGTGTTCGCCGCCGTGGGCGTGGTCATCGGCCGCTACCGCGACGGCGACCAGAAAACCCGCGAGCGCATGAAGGGCATCCTGGAACGCATCAGCAGCTAG
- a CDS encoding Asp23/Gls24 family envelope stress response protein: protein MSQATMTKPSTSAKSTYDPYASMDGQDASASSYQADSVPAEPQYKLVIDENVVEKISSKAAQKIDGIIDMKGNLLSRVQEGLGGNDKTKGVDADVVDDKNTKLDLDIVLEYGKSATDVFDQIKKVVGQDIKDMTGLNVIEMTVNVVDVMTQDEYDQKNGNNTDDGQSGSSNDQ from the coding sequence ATGTCCCAAGCAACCATGACCAAGCCCTCCACCTCCGCCAAGAGCACGTACGACCCGTACGCATCGATGGACGGCCAGGACGCAAGCGCCAGCTCCTACCAGGCCGACAGCGTTCCGGCCGAGCCGCAGTACAAGCTCGTCATCGACGAGAACGTCGTTGAGAAGATCTCCTCGAAGGCCGCCCAGAAGATCGACGGGATCATCGACATGAAGGGCAACCTGCTCTCCCGCGTGCAAGAGGGCCTGGGCGGCAACGACAAGACGAAGGGCGTTGACGCCGATGTCGTCGATGACAAGAACACGAAGCTCGACCTGGACATCGTGCTGGAGTACGGCAAGTCCGCAACCGACGTGTTCGACCAGATCAAGAAGGTTGTCGGCCAAGACATCAAGGACATGACGGGGCTGAACGTCATCGAGATGACCGTGAACGTGGTCGACGTCATGACCCAGGACGAGTACGACCAGAAGAACGGCAACAACACCGACGACGGGCAGAGCGGCTCCTCGAACGACCAGTAG
- a CDS encoding Mbeg1-like protein, whose amino-acid sequence MNLLDYLATEFAPFEEKPFNPVDSAVLSQFCMVRAEGVVPALRERSSFLDLGTIVENLLSPTRKAVRFADALRAELYPTMFTGLDPQMVKENLLALAASPRFRDMRVRDYLSLFDTDRQTQFAAMTFVYRKDFAYVGFRGTDTSFTGWRENFNMAYTAPVPAQEQAVRYLQAVAQRAPKRVYVGGHSKGGNLAVYAALKAPPAVQRRIERVYSHDGPGFKAGTFAPADWAPLEGRIHRTVPQDSVVGLLMESPVLPHVVRSTAKGIDQHSVFSWEVAGDDFAYLDGLTDGAQLADAVLTEWLARFNDEEAAVVVDAFFQAVESSGARDASDLLCGGSKALALVSEAAKNMDPGARSTLLAALKPLTEIVARHLAQGVSVLWPGSRAPSRPRAAERGEDA is encoded by the coding sequence ATGAACCTGCTCGACTACTTGGCGACGGAGTTCGCCCCGTTCGAAGAGAAGCCGTTCAACCCGGTGGACTCGGCCGTGCTGTCGCAGTTCTGCATGGTGCGTGCCGAGGGGGTGGTGCCGGCGCTCCGCGAACGCTCGTCGTTCCTCGACCTGGGCACCATCGTGGAGAACCTGCTATCGCCCACGCGCAAGGCCGTGCGCTTCGCCGACGCGCTGCGCGCCGAGCTCTACCCGACCATGTTCACCGGCCTTGACCCGCAGATGGTGAAGGAGAACCTGCTGGCACTGGCCGCCAGCCCGCGCTTCCGCGACATGCGCGTGCGCGACTACCTGAGCCTGTTCGACACCGACCGCCAGACGCAGTTCGCCGCCATGACGTTCGTGTATCGGAAGGACTTCGCCTACGTGGGCTTCCGTGGCACGGACACGTCGTTCACCGGCTGGCGCGAGAACTTCAACATGGCCTACACCGCCCCCGTCCCCGCCCAGGAACAGGCCGTGCGCTACCTGCAAGCCGTCGCGCAGCGCGCGCCGAAGCGCGTGTACGTGGGCGGCCATTCGAAGGGCGGCAACCTGGCCGTGTACGCGGCGCTCAAGGCGCCACCCGCCGTGCAGCGGCGCATCGAGCGCGTGTACAGCCACGACGGTCCCGGATTCAAGGCGGGCACGTTCGCGCCCGCCGATTGGGCGCCGCTCGAGGGCCGCATCCACCGCACCGTGCCGCAGGACTCGGTCGTAGGCCTGCTCATGGAGTCGCCCGTACTGCCGCATGTGGTGAGGAGCACCGCCAAGGGGATAGACCAGCACAGCGTGTTCTCGTGGGAGGTCGCGGGCGATGACTTCGCATACCTCGATGGGCTCACCGACGGTGCCCAGCTCGCCGATGCCGTGCTCACGGAATGGCTGGCACGGTTCAACGACGAGGAGGCGGCCGTGGTGGTGGACGCGTTCTTCCAAGCGGTGGAGTCGTCAGGCGCCCGTGACGCGTCCGACCTGCTCTGCGGCGGCTCGAAGGCGCTCGCTCTTGTCTCGGAGGCCGCCAAGAACATGGACCCCGGCGCCCGCTCCACGCTGCTCGCCGCGCTGAAGCCCCTCACCGAGATCGTCGCGCGGCACCTCGCGCAGGGCGTCTCCGTGCTCTGGCCCGGCTCGCGAGCACCGTCTCGGCCGCGGGCTGCGGAACGCGGCGAGGACGCCTAG
- a CDS encoding DUF6179 domain-containing protein has product MDDEACQVAGARGAGTPPEAGERTHGLGPTASAGDEPARAASSVEYVQLALWQVLAKQVALYTMGESSSLPEYDAHRLLASACFVMGIDPDDPRPDAALVRQIADEGPEAVFERAVARVEREAARTEVLWRDVCLGTPLLESIALKDTLESLRGFPSRYVPRFFAHEVPADIDYPLAQPVPESLQGVDYVNAYLERLLIENRFLQQFDVARCRRLLRAVHPQYGELILNLFEPVAANAVGCVLAGCDVRSLQLDEAGCARIAEGLAGSAPHALARKLEDAANAVCAELAVDDGAARAYVRRLAGQLAPRVATALRCRSLEGVFVRWS; this is encoded by the coding sequence GTGGACGACGAGGCGTGCCAGGTTGCCGGCGCGCGCGGTGCAGGTACCCCGCCCGAGGCCGGAGAGCGCACGCACGGCCTGGGTCCCACGGCATCGGCAGGCGACGAACCGGCCCGTGCCGCATCCTCTGTCGAATACGTGCAGCTGGCGCTCTGGCAGGTGCTCGCGAAGCAGGTCGCGCTCTACACGATGGGGGAGAGCAGCTCGCTGCCCGAATACGACGCTCATCGGCTGCTCGCCTCCGCATGCTTTGTGATGGGCATAGACCCCGACGACCCTCGGCCCGACGCAGCCCTCGTGCGGCAAATAGCTGATGAGGGCCCGGAAGCCGTTTTCGAGCGAGCCGTGGCGCGCGTCGAGCGCGAGGCTGCGCGCACCGAGGTGCTGTGGAGGGACGTGTGCCTGGGCACGCCGCTGCTCGAGAGCATCGCACTCAAGGATACGCTGGAGAGCCTGCGCGGGTTCCCCTCGCGCTACGTGCCGCGGTTCTTCGCACATGAGGTGCCGGCCGACATCGACTACCCGTTGGCTCAGCCGGTGCCGGAGTCGCTGCAAGGCGTGGACTACGTGAACGCCTACCTGGAGCGGCTGCTGATAGAGAACCGTTTCCTGCAGCAGTTTGACGTCGCGCGGTGCCGGCGCTTGCTGCGCGCCGTGCACCCGCAGTACGGCGAGCTGATACTCAACCTGTTCGAGCCGGTTGCCGCGAACGCCGTCGGCTGCGTGCTGGCAGGCTGCGATGTGCGCAGCCTGCAGCTGGACGAGGCGGGCTGCGCGCGTATCGCCGAAGGGCTTGCAGGGAGCGCCCCGCATGCCTTGGCGCGGAAGTTGGAGGACGCCGCGAACGCCGTCTGCGCCGAGCTCGCCGTTGACGACGGCGCTGCCCGTGCCTATGTACGCCGGCTGGCGGGGCAGCTGGCACCCCGTGTGGCCACGGCCCTGCGCTGCCGCAGCCTGGAGGGCGTGTTCGTCCGCTGGAGCTAG
- a CDS encoding DUF6323 family protein — MGFDLTIPPQLQRAAAREDLAVCNEATAKHGLRLTEPQMMELVERRGEALRATGRVEFGRGVVRELVRGFCDSPYLSQENYAEAIADVQDVFYRRKEDAEAAGEPIADDDLVEALRHAFDGEAAGSAELLADVPVPTLRTYAARGRTGEYDEKTQAETFEEEAAHDGAGERVRDEFSRVLDDERWERPGNEYADGFYDGYHDLYRIGFDSNSRIGGSSLG, encoded by the coding sequence ATGGGTTTCGATCTGACAATACCGCCACAGCTGCAACGGGCCGCTGCGCGGGAGGATCTGGCCGTCTGCAACGAGGCGACGGCGAAACATGGGCTGCGGCTGACCGAGCCGCAGATGATGGAGCTGGTCGAGCGTCGCGGAGAGGCGCTGCGCGCGACGGGGCGCGTGGAGTTCGGGCGCGGGGTGGTGCGCGAGCTGGTGCGCGGGTTCTGCGATTCGCCTTACCTCTCGCAGGAGAACTATGCCGAGGCAATCGCCGACGTGCAGGACGTGTTCTACCGCCGCAAGGAGGACGCCGAGGCGGCGGGTGAACCGATAGCCGATGACGATCTGGTTGAAGCGCTGCGCCACGCGTTCGATGGCGAGGCGGCAGGGTCGGCGGAGCTTCTGGCCGATGTTCCGGTCCCAACGCTGCGCACGTATGCAGCGCGCGGCCGGACGGGCGAATACGACGAGAAGACGCAGGCCGAGACATTCGAGGAGGAGGCTGCCCATGACGGAGCCGGGGAACGCGTGCGGGATGAGTTCAGCCGCGTGCTGGACGACGAGCGGTGGGAGCGCCCCGGCAACGAGTACGCCGACGGCTTCTACGACGGGTACCATGATCTGTACCGCATCGGGTTCGACTCCAACAGCCGCATCGGGGGCTCGTCCCTCGGCTGA
- a CDS encoding Fic family protein: protein MSGYPTLEKLFYSDSSSERVEHVKAEAERRLNNPASFRTGIELSSGELFLATPRELSLLNEKMLRAERKVSQLWRDLPGIARWAYLRSLIMDEIMFTNEMEGVHSSRRQIEEALESAEAKRPTKEAKRFREFASLYLELTDSNHVYPQTPADIRAIYDKVVADAIDDRDLPDGKLFRAGLVDVKSASQKTLHTGVGPESKIVEMIDRMIELVASPDIPQTYSAILSHFLFEYIHPFYDGNGRTGRYLLALYLSEPLSETTVLSLSRVIAENKSKYYKAFDVTERPMNHAEATFFVMQIIELIRLAQDSLIESIELKRMQLDAACACMGRLASECELTDMAVNVLFVMAQLHLFGAFSEASLKDIAGNLEVSTQTARRYLQELEGKGLIATVSRKPLKFVLSGKTVEALEMPAA, encoded by the coding sequence ATGAGCGGCTACCCAACGCTGGAAAAACTTTTCTATTCCGACTCGTCGTCCGAGCGCGTCGAGCATGTGAAGGCCGAGGCTGAGAGGCGGCTCAACAACCCCGCCTCATTCCGCACGGGCATCGAGCTGTCCTCGGGGGAGCTCTTCCTGGCAACGCCGCGCGAGCTGTCTCTCCTCAACGAGAAGATGCTTCGGGCGGAGCGCAAAGTGTCCCAGCTCTGGCGCGATCTGCCGGGTATCGCGCGGTGGGCGTACTTGCGCAGCCTCATCATGGACGAGATCATGTTCACCAACGAGATGGAAGGCGTCCACAGCTCCCGGAGGCAGATCGAGGAGGCGCTCGAAAGCGCGGAGGCGAAGCGGCCGACGAAGGAGGCGAAGCGGTTCAGGGAATTTGCCAGCCTTTACCTGGAGCTCACTGATTCGAACCACGTGTACCCTCAAACACCTGCCGACATCAGGGCGATTTACGACAAGGTGGTGGCCGACGCCATCGATGACCGGGATCTGCCGGATGGGAAGCTGTTCCGGGCCGGGCTCGTGGACGTGAAGTCGGCGAGCCAGAAGACGCTTCACACGGGAGTGGGTCCGGAAAGCAAGATCGTCGAGATGATCGACCGTATGATCGAGCTGGTTGCCTCGCCCGACATCCCGCAAACATATTCGGCTATCCTCTCGCATTTCCTGTTCGAGTACATCCATCCGTTCTACGACGGCAACGGAAGGACGGGGCGGTATCTGCTGGCGCTCTATTTGAGCGAGCCGTTGTCGGAGACGACGGTGCTTTCCCTTTCGCGCGTGATCGCGGAGAACAAGAGCAAGTATTACAAAGCGTTCGATGTGACCGAACGTCCGATGAACCATGCTGAAGCCACCTTCTTCGTGATGCAGATCATAGAGCTGATCAGGTTGGCACAAGACTCGCTCATCGAGAGCATCGAGCTGAAGCGGATGCAGCTCGACGCCGCTTGCGCGTGCATGGGGCGGCTAGCATCGGAATGCGAGCTTACCGACATGGCTGTGAACGTGCTGTTCGTCATGGCCCAGCTCCACCTGTTCGGCGCGTTTTCCGAGGCCTCGCTCAAGGATATCGCCGGGAACCTCGAGGTGAGCACGCAGACGGCGCGCCGGTACTTGCAAGAGCTGGAGGGGAAGGGCCTCATCGCAACCGTATCGAGGAAGCCGCTCAAGTTCGTGCTGAGCGGCAAGACCGTGGAAGCGCTCGAGATGCCTGCGGCTTAA
- a CDS encoding DNA-binding protein — protein sequence MGFLESFNRGLSGDDGYEFAGRQVACSHCGGTAFDERSAQLNTMGLTFLDLDWANRSATVLVCKDCGHLEWFL from the coding sequence ATGGGTTTTCTCGAAAGCTTCAACCGCGGGCTGAGCGGGGATGACGGCTACGAGTTCGCGGGCAGGCAGGTGGCGTGCTCGCACTGCGGCGGCACCGCGTTCGACGAGCGGTCGGCGCAGCTCAACACGATGGGCCTCACGTTCCTCGACCTCGATTGGGCGAACAGGAGCGCCACGGTCCTCGTCTGCAAAGACTGCGGCCACCTCGAATGGTTCTTGTGA